From Xylocopilactobacillus apis, a single genomic window includes:
- a CDS encoding PTS sugar transporter subunit IIB — MKRILVACGNGIATSTVVATKIRNYMEEKGEQVETTQTKLMEVPGKVQDYDLLVTTGEFDGQTNGVPYVKGMPLLTGIGADETLEEIYRVITN; from the coding sequence ATGAAAAGAATATTAGTGGCTTGTGGTAATGGGATCGCAACATCAACAGTTGTTGCAACAAAAATTAGAAATTACATGGAAGAAAAAGGAGAACAAGTCGAAACAACTCAGACTAAATTAATGGAAGTTCCCGGTAAAGTTCAAGATTATGATCTTTTAGTTACTACAGGTGAATTTGATGGACAAACTAATGGGGTCCCATACGTAAAGGGAATGCCTCTATTAACTGGGATTGGTGCTGATGAGACGCTCGAAGAAATTTATCGAGTCATCACTAATTAA
- a CDS encoding bifunctional 4-hydroxy-2-oxoglutarate aldolase/2-dehydro-3-deoxy-phosphogluconate aldolase, which translates to MKVNEYPPFTVIMRNYSFEQVIAIAQAIEGFEKYFAIEVTLNTTGATKMIHDLVEQHGTDLKVGAGTVITLDDAKEAIKNGAQFLLGPKEFTSDIFSLAKEHHVVTVPAGMTPTEIVRQIGLGADIVKVFPATTVRPDFFKAVQAPLGKLRLMAVGGVSASNAKDFLNSGADYLGIGSSMFTSNDLNSLNKMGLRTSLEQYIKLIH; encoded by the coding sequence ATGAAAGTTAATGAATATCCACCGTTTACGGTGATTATGCGTAATTATTCGTTCGAGCAAGTCATTGCAATTGCTCAAGCGATAGAAGGATTTGAAAAATACTTTGCAATTGAAGTCACTTTAAATACAACCGGGGCAACTAAAATGATTCATGATTTAGTTGAGCAACATGGGACAGATTTAAAAGTGGGAGCAGGGACAGTTATCACATTAGATGATGCTAAAGAAGCTATTAAAAATGGAGCTCAATTTTTATTGGGCCCGAAAGAATTTACGTCCGACATTTTTTCATTAGCAAAGGAACATCATGTTGTAACAGTTCCAGCCGGTATGACGCCAACGGAAATAGTAAGACAAATAGGTCTTGGAGCTGATATTGTTAAAGTGTTTCCAGCGACTACCGTTAGGCCAGATTTTTTTAAAGCTGTTCAAGCACCTTTAGGAAAACTTAGATTGATGGCAGTTGGTGGTGTTTCAGCTTCTAATGCAAAAGATTTTTTAAATTCGGGCGCTGACTATTTAGGAATTGGATCTTCAATGTTTACTTCCAATGATCTCAATAGTTTAAATAAGATGGGGTTAAGAACGTCGCTGGAACAATATATTAAATTAATTCACTAG
- a CDS encoding BglG family transcription antiterminator, producing the protein MTSKRELQIVSEIIRNPKVKSGDLQKKLSLSKRQIDYSINKINEELHESNLSLIQRNKNGTFNLDQKSLQYFVSREKYDKDIVYKSNGTYSYHNQNERIPLLVLYILTSTEILSLVHIYDYLNVSRNTAISDLKKVTSLLSSYNLRLEYTRSDGYQINGSELQIRILINDLVKRVLHFPNGLNEIDQLAQISIEPIIHFVHKVEKKLKIVYSDNAFNFLVRDLQLIISRNFSRSYEINPYFLGDVSDTKEYEIIKDNIYPKWLKQSDDLSWITLIFLSSNILRGMSQDTNEQLKTAVSQMVDIFQDLTYVKISDRKSFEARLFAHIRPAYFRMKYDLSLGSIGIEQVVSDDQEHRELLATMKKVIDPLESLVGSQISLDELELISFYFGFEFSNRKNSIFNKKKRAAVVCSNGQIVSKLMLNTLCELFPEINFISSSSVREFENFQQDYDLVFTTIPLKTEIKQYVINPIMDNEEKLTLRSNVLCDIGIHKIDTTLGNLLTAVKQHAVITNEKDLRNKMRKYLLESSDNGDVESTSKLPDLSHYLKQSNVKLTSKSINWKQAIILSSQSLVDDGTISENYVSQMIAQNDTPIGYSFLGKSMAIPHASFDDGVHADGFGLLISKESIAFPGNHFVHFIVPIAVFDETKHLKAINQLSRIAENPTLLQRLLYMNDSNSIIKTIYSEIKGKE; encoded by the coding sequence ATGACATCTAAGCGTGAATTACAAATTGTGAGCGAAATCATTCGAAATCCAAAAGTAAAAAGTGGTGATTTACAGAAAAAATTATCTTTGAGTAAGAGACAGATTGATTATTCAATTAACAAAATCAATGAAGAATTACACGAATCTAATTTAAGTTTGATTCAAAGGAACAAAAACGGAACTTTTAATTTAGATCAAAAATCTTTGCAATATTTTGTTTCGCGAGAAAAATATGATAAAGATATCGTCTATAAGAGTAATGGTACTTATTCATATCACAATCAGAATGAACGAATTCCTTTATTGGTACTTTATATCCTAACATCGACTGAAATTTTGTCATTAGTCCATATTTATGATTATTTGAACGTTAGTCGTAATACAGCCATCAGTGATTTAAAAAAGGTAACATCTTTGCTTTCATCCTATAATTTACGCTTAGAATATACCAGATCTGATGGATACCAAATTAATGGTTCAGAATTACAAATTAGAATTTTGATTAATGATTTAGTAAAAAGGGTTTTACACTTTCCCAATGGACTTAATGAAATTGATCAGTTAGCTCAAATTTCGATTGAACCGATAATTCATTTTGTACACAAAGTAGAAAAGAAATTAAAAATAGTATATTCAGATAATGCGTTTAATTTTTTGGTACGTGATTTGCAGTTAATTATCAGTAGAAATTTCAGTAGAAGTTACGAGATTAATCCTTATTTTTTAGGTGATGTATCTGACACTAAAGAATATGAAATTATAAAAGATAATATTTATCCTAAGTGGTTAAAACAATCCGATGATTTAAGCTGGATTACCCTTATATTTTTATCTTCAAACATTTTACGAGGAATGAGCCAAGATACTAATGAACAATTAAAAACTGCAGTTAGCCAAATGGTCGACATATTTCAAGATCTTACTTATGTGAAAATTAGTGATCGTAAATCTTTTGAAGCAAGACTTTTCGCCCATATTAGACCAGCTTATTTTCGAATGAAATATGATTTATCACTTGGAAGCATTGGAATTGAACAAGTTGTAAGTGATGATCAAGAACATCGAGAACTGCTGGCAACAATGAAAAAAGTAATCGACCCTTTGGAATCATTAGTAGGGAGTCAAATTTCCCTTGATGAATTAGAGTTAATATCGTTTTATTTTGGATTTGAGTTTAGTAATCGAAAAAATTCTATTTTTAACAAAAAAAAGCGAGCAGCAGTAGTTTGTTCAAATGGTCAAATAGTTTCCAAGTTAATGTTAAACACACTATGCGAATTGTTTCCGGAAATAAATTTTATTTCTTCATCATCTGTCAGAGAGTTTGAAAACTTTCAACAGGATTATGATTTAGTTTTTACCACAATCCCTTTAAAAACAGAGATTAAACAATACGTAATTAACCCAATTATGGATAACGAAGAAAAATTAACCCTTAGGTCTAATGTTTTATGTGATATAGGAATTCATAAAATTGATACTACTTTGGGTAATTTACTTACAGCAGTTAAGCAGCATGCAGTAATAACTAATGAAAAAGATTTACGAAATAAAATGCGAAAATATCTTTTGGAATCTAGTGATAATGGGGATGTTGAATCGACATCTAAATTACCTGATTTAAGTCATTATTTAAAGCAAAGCAATGTAAAACTTACTAGTAAGTCTATCAATTGGAAGCAAGCAATTATTTTATCATCTCAATCATTAGTAGATGACGGAACGATTAGCGAAAATTATGTTTCTCAGATGATTGCACAAAATGACACTCCAATTGGTTATAGCTTTTTAGGTAAATCGATGGCAATACCTCACGCCTCTTTTGATGATGGTGTACACGCTGATGGTTTTGGCCTTTTAATTAGTAAAGAGTCAATTGCTTTTCCCGGGAATCATTTTGTTCATTTTATTGTTCCAATTGCTGTGTTTGATGAAACTAAACACCTAAAAGCAATTAATCAATTATCTAGAATTGCTGAAAATCCAACGTTACTTCAAAGATTGTTATATATGAATGATTCTAACTCAATTATTAAAACAATTTATTCAGAAATTAAAGGTAAAGAGTAG
- a CDS encoding PTS sugar transporter subunit IIA, with protein sequence MDLILDQSLFFAKLDCRDSIETIKFLSNELTKNGYVKSGYSEAIVKREREYPTGLPSREPGVAIPHADYQLVNKTTIAVATLKEPVMFYNMEAVKKTVPVQIVIMMAIKEPHGQVEMLQKIVGIIQDDNLRNKIFKASKSTELLSLIQDVINK encoded by the coding sequence ATGGATTTAATACTTGATCAAAGTTTATTTTTTGCAAAATTAGATTGTAGAGACTCAATAGAAACAATCAAGTTTCTGAGCAATGAGTTAACAAAAAATGGGTATGTAAAATCAGGTTACTCTGAAGCAATTGTTAAACGAGAAAGAGAATATCCTACTGGATTGCCTTCACGGGAACCTGGTGTTGCGATTCCTCATGCTGATTATCAATTAGTAAACAAAACAACGATTGCAGTTGCAACACTTAAAGAACCGGTAATGTTTTATAACATGGAAGCAGTTAAAAAAACTGTTCCTGTCCAAATTGTCATAATGATGGCAATCAAAGAACCACACGGACAAGTAGAAATGCTGCAGAAAATTGTTGGAATTATCCAGGATGATAACTTAAGAAATAAAATTTTTAAGGCAAGTAAATCAACAGAATTGTTGTCTTTAATTCAAGATGTAATAAATAAATAA